The Maridesulfovibrio bastinii DSM 16055 sequence CCAAACAAGAAAGATGCTGCAACATTTTTGGAAAGCTGGATATCTCGTGCAAGAGCATCCGGCATTGCTCTGCTAATGACCATTGCAAACACGTTGGCAACGCATAGCTTCGGGATACTCGCTTGGTACGGTCATCCCATCTCATCAGGACCAATGGAAGGAACGAATAACAAAATCAAAACCATGAAAAGACAGGCATATGGATACCGTGATCTGGAATTTTTCAAACTTAGGATCATGGGCATTCATGAAGCGAAGTACGCTTTAGCCGGATGAACCTATATTTTGTCCTCTCTCTATTAGTAAAATCAAGTACTAGTGAACAAAGAACATGTTTATGTGTAATAAACTTATTCTCTGCTCCAACTAATCTGTTACCATTGTTAATCTTATCTGACTGTAATGTTTAACTTAATATAATCCTAAACAATCATAAATCATGCTTTCCAAATTGAAAGCTATTGCTGCCAACTTTATTATCAATTCGCAGGAATGTTTTATAAAATTATATCAATAGCTATAGTCGCCTGATTTTATATTAAATCCTAGGTGATGATTCTGCATGCTTCTGACGCTTTCAGTTATAATTAATTATTATTTCTTCTTTCAGTCTTGTTCCACTCGATTAAAAGGATTACTCTTTATTTTGTAATAATAATTACTAGTTGTATTAAATTATACAGAGATTAGTACTCGTTTATACCGTCAATAGAAAAGATCTGAATCTGTTTGAAACTGAAATTAGAACATTTAATCAGGACTTTTTGAACGGTAACAGTAATTGCGAGTATACATCGTCTGAAGGAGAAAAAGATATGCAGAATAATGAATCGACCATTGCCGGTCATGTATGCGAACTGCCTGAATTTTTGGAAAAACCCGCACCGATAACCAATATTGAAGAAATAAAGGAATACGACGTTGTCATAATCGGTGCCGGATCTCCGGGTGTCCCTTGTGCTCTTTCTGCTGTTGAATCCGGTGCAGAAGTTGCCCTGTTGCAGAAAGAAGCCGAAGCTTCAGCTTGTGGTAATTTCGGTTCCGGAATCGAGCTGTCAACCAGTAATCCTGCTGATGTAGAAGCTTTAGTTTCCACACTTATGGCAGCATCTTCACACCGTCCGAAACGTGGTCTGCTCAGCTCCTGGGCTCAGAATTCCGGTGAGGCAATCAACTGGCTGATTAAAAAAGCTGAGGAAGCAGGCGCACAAGTCAGCAATTTTGGCAACGGTGCCCATGCAGAGCTTTTAGAAAAATATGGTTATAAAATTGATTTTATCACATCATTTTTCGGACCTAAACCTTATGATGTCGGTGAAGCCCTGAAGGCGTTATGCGGACTGGCAGAAAAAGAAGGTGTTAATATTTTCTACAATACGCCAGCGCAGCAGCTTGTTCTTGAAGATGGCCGGGTCATCGGGGTTATTGCTAAAAGTGAAGGCAAATACGTTCAGTTCAATGCCAGAAAAGGTGTTGTCATGGCTACAGGCGACTATCAGAATGATGGAAGAATGCTCTCCTATTATCTGCCGGATGTAGCTAATCTTGTTCCTAAAAAGGCCGGAAGAACCGGTGACGGACATAAAATGATCGTATGGGCTGGCGGTAAAATTGAAAATCTCGGCCATACAAAAATGTGTCATGATTTTGATTCCGGACCTGCAACCATGTGCGATATGCCGTTTATGCGCGTTAAACTGAATGGTAAACGCTTCTGCGACGAAACTCTTGGTATGGAACTTATGAACTGCTATTTGCTTGGTAAAGAGGATTCCGGCCAGTATTGCCAGATCTTCGATTCCGCTTATATGAGCAAGGCTGCGGATTGGTCTGGTGGATTGGTTTCACCTGAAGAAATGAAAACCTGGATGCCTGAAGAGGATGTAGAGCGGAACGGTGTTGAAGAAGATCTGATCAACACTCATAAAGCTGATACTCTTGAAGAGCTGGCAGAAAAAATGGGAATCACCGACGTTCCGGCTTTCCTCGAAACTGTAAAAAAATACAACGAGATGACTGCCGCTGGAGCTGATACCGAGTTCGGTATGCCTTCAGAGTTCATGAAATCCATTGACACTCCGCCATATTATGGCATTCACCGTCATTTGGGAATGTCCATGGCCTGCTCAGGAGTTGAAGTTAACGAGAACCTTCAATGCCTCGACACACAAAATAATCCTATTGAGGGATTGTATGCCATAGGCAACTGCGCCGGTAACTTTTTCGGAGGAGTTGAATATCCTATGGCTGTAGCCGGATTGAACCTTGGACATAATTATACACAGGGTTATGTCGTTGGTAAGAGATTGGCAAAATTATAAAAAGTTAATGAATTGAAATTCAGCCCTTTTGGGTTTGCAGAAATGTATCCGTTCTGATTATATGCTGAGAAATGGCATTCAATCCTTATGGTGCTGATTTTTTTCGTCACACATTAGAAGCTTAAAATAAAACAGCCGGTTAACATCTATTGTTAACCGGCTGTTTTTATATTTAATAACCAATATGATTTATTAATGTGATGAAAAATTGGAACTAAGTTGAATCACAATTAGAGCATGAACTTCCGCAGCAGAGATGACAGCTCGCTGTTTGTAGATGATTTGACTGACAGACATTCCCATAACTCGCATGTATTCATAGTCTCCTATCTGTTTAAAATATAATAAGGATGAGAGGAAAAATATGAAAAAAATCAGTATTCCTGTTTTGGTCTGTCTAATAATGTTGTTGGTTCCGGTTGTTTCTTTTGCAACCATGCAGACTTTCAGCAACTTTTCAATTGATGTGCCGCAAGGTTGGCAGACTATGGAGAATGGCAATGTTGTTGCGCTTATTGCTCCTGATCGTTCCGCCTCCATGTCTATTGCTTTCGACAGTGCTCAGGGAATGTCCGCAGCAGACCTTGCAAATGCTTTCGTTCTTCAGATGAAAGGAAGTACACCTCAACCTCTTGATGATGGCGGGTATGCTTTTACATTTACAACTGCCAATGGGATAGAGAGTCAGTCAATTTTATATGTTGAAGGTAATCAGTATATGATGATCACAACAACAGGTGATCATCCTGATTTTGGCAGAATTATTGACAGTCTCGAATAAAAAACGCGTAGAAATTTACATTGGTCATACTGACAGGAACGTCTTTAAATGGATAACTATAGAGGTTTGCAGGTGAAAGTCTGCAAACCTTTTTTATTGAGATTCTTTAGAATTGCATAGTCGCATTTGTATTTTTAAATAAAAAAACATACTTATCCACCTGATAAAAGTATTGTTTTTATATAAAATCCATTGCATTATCCTGAGTCTTTATTTCTCCAGAGTACTATTCGCAATAAAGCCAAACAAAGAGTGTATTTTATAAATTGTGAAAATGAGGAATGTTGTGAGTACATCCAAATCATGTATCCGCATCCAGCTTCCTGCTGAAAAATCATGGGTCTGTCTTATGCAGACTGCTGCCGAGCAGGCAGGCTCTGTATTCGGTCTGGACTGTGGCAAAAAAATGCGACTTGTTCACTGTGCAGAGGAGTTGCTACTTTTTCTTTCTTCGGCTGACGCTGGTGACATAGAAGTAGTTATTCAGCAGATATGCACGGGAGTGGAAATCGGAATATCTTTTGCCTCGAGCGGGGTAGACCTTTCAGCTTTGAATCTGGTTTCTTCACCTGATGTTTCCGGTGAGGATATTGATTTATTATCATTGCCGCTGTTGCTGGCTTCACGAATGTCTGACGGCTTTAGAGTCGGGCTAGAAGGGCGGCGGATGGAAATTGTCATGCGGGTGGACAAGGATTACCCCAAACTTGAGCCTTTTCCGGTTGAGCGGTTTTCTGTGCAGGGGCGTCCTGTCCTTTCCGAAACTAATGACGCTGATGCTCTGCTTGAAGCCTGTAATTCCGTTGTGGCTTTTTATCCCGATCACGTTGTTCCTCTCTGGTGTCATATTCCGGGAAGACTTACGGATATGGTCTGTTCAGGACAGTTATCGGTTATAGAAGCACGGGATGCGGTCGGTCGTTTGTGCGGGGTCCTTTTCTGGGAATCACGCTCAAAACAGATAGTCACTTTTTATGGTCCTTATGATTTCTCATCAGACGACTCAG is a genomic window containing:
- a CDS encoding FAD-dependent oxidoreductase, producing MQNNESTIAGHVCELPEFLEKPAPITNIEEIKEYDVVIIGAGSPGVPCALSAVESGAEVALLQKEAEASACGNFGSGIELSTSNPADVEALVSTLMAASSHRPKRGLLSSWAQNSGEAINWLIKKAEEAGAQVSNFGNGAHAELLEKYGYKIDFITSFFGPKPYDVGEALKALCGLAEKEGVNIFYNTPAQQLVLEDGRVIGVIAKSEGKYVQFNARKGVVMATGDYQNDGRMLSYYLPDVANLVPKKAGRTGDGHKMIVWAGGKIENLGHTKMCHDFDSGPATMCDMPFMRVKLNGKRFCDETLGMELMNCYLLGKEDSGQYCQIFDSAYMSKAADWSGGLVSPEEMKTWMPEEDVERNGVEEDLINTHKADTLEELAEKMGITDVPAFLETVKKYNEMTAAGADTEFGMPSEFMKSIDTPPYYGIHRHLGMSMACSGVEVNENLQCLDTQNNPIEGLYAIGNCAGNFFGGVEYPMAVAGLNLGHNYTQGYVVGKRLAKL